Proteins encoded together in one Amphiprion ocellaris isolate individual 3 ecotype Okinawa chromosome 14, ASM2253959v1, whole genome shotgun sequence window:
- the ankfy1 gene encoding rabankyrin-5, with protein sequence MAEEEVAKLQKHLALLRQEYVKMQQKLADTERRCAVLAAQASGQGSSSPAAADTFISRLLDIVADLYQQEQYSDLKVKVAGEQLNAHKFVLAARSDVWSLANLASTSELDLTDCKPEVAMAMLRWAYTDELELSEDDAFLIDLMKLANRFQLQLLRERCEKGVMSSVNVRNCIRFYQTAEELNASTLMNYCGEIIASHWDDLRKEDFSTMSAQLLYKMIKSKTEYPLHKAIKVEREDVVFLYLIEMDSQLPGKLNELDNNGDLALDLALSRKLESIATTLVNNKADVDMVDQSGWSLLHKAIQRGDEFASIFLIRHSAQVNAATVGAVETPLHLVCSFSPKKHSVEVMSGMARIAEALLKTGANPNMQNSKGRTPMHEAVASGNEPVFNQLLQCKQLDLELKDHEGSTALWLALQYITMSSDTSVNPFEDDAPVVNGTSFDENSFAAQLIQRGSNPDAPDTNTENCLMQRAARAGNEAAALFLATHGAKVNHVNKWGESPLHTACHCGLASLTAELLQQGANPNLQTQKALPDDTPGVAMQTPLHMAIAHNHPDVVSVILEQKANALHATNNFQIIPDFSLKDSMDQTVLGLALWTGMHTIAAQLLGSGASINDTMSNGQTLLHMAIQRQDSKSALFLLEHQADINVRTQEGQTALQLAISNQLPLVVDAICTRGADMSVVDDKGDPPLWLALENGLEDIASTLVRHGCDATCWSTGPSGCQQTLLHRAVDENNEVSACFLIRSGCDVNSPRQPGPNGEGDEEARDGQTPLHLASSWGLEEVVQCLLEFGANVNAQDAEGRAPIHAAISNQHNVIIQLLISHPDIRLNLRDRQGMTPFACAMTHKNNKAAEAILKREPGAAEQVDNKGRNFLHVAVQNSDIESVLFLISVQANVNSRVQDAAKLTPLHLAVQAGSEIIVRNLLLAGAKVNELTKHRQTALHLAAQQDLATICSVLLENGVDFAAEDENGNNALHLAVMQGRLNNVRTLLTESNIDAEAFNLRGQSPMHVLGHYGKENAAAIFELFLECMPEYPLDKPDNEGNTVLLLAYMKGNANLCRAIVRAGARLGVNNNQGINIFNYQVATKQLLFRLLDMLSKEPPWCDGSNCYECAAKFGVTTRKHHCRHCGRLLCHKCSIKEIPIIKFDLNKPVRVCDICFDVLTLGGVS encoded by the exons ATGGCGGAAG AGGAGGTGGCCAAGCTGCAGAAGCACCTGGCCCTGCTCAGGCAGGAGTATGTGAAGATGCAGCAGAAGCTGGCCGACACTGAGAGGCGCTGTGCCGTGCTTGCTGCACAGGCCTCTGGACAGGGCTCTTCCAGCCCTGCAGCTGCAGACACCTTCATCAGCCGTCTGTTGGATATCGTGGCTGACCTCTATCAGCAGGAGCAGTACAG TGATCTGAAAGTGAAAGTGGCAGGGGAGCAGCTTAATGCCCACAAGTTTGTGCTGGCTGCTCGCAGTGATGTCTGGAGTCTGGCCAACCTGGCTTCCACCTCTGAACTGGACCTAACAG ATTGCAAACCTGAGGTTGCCATGGCAATGTTACGGTGGGCATACACAGATGAGTTGGAACTCAGTGAGGATGATGCCTTTCTTATCGACTTAATGAAGCTGGCTAACCGCTTTCAGCTTCAGCTGCTCAGAGAGAG GTGTGAAAAAGGCGTGATGTCCTCAGTGAATGTCAGAAACTGCATTCGCTTCTACCAAACAGCAGAGGAGCTAAATGCCTCCACCCTAATGAACTACTGTGGAGAGATCATAGCCAGTCACTGG GACGATCTAAGGAAAGAAGATTTTAGCACCATGAGTGCCCAACTTCTGTACAAGATGATCAAATCTAAAACAGAGTATCCTCTCCACAAAGCCATCAAGGTTGAGCGAGAAGATGTGGTCTTTTTGTATCTCATTGAAATGGACTCGCAG TTACCTGGAAAACTCAATGAACTGGACAACAACGGTGACTTGGCACTGGACCTGGCACTCTCCCGCAAATTGGAAAGTATCGCCACTACTCTGGTTAACAACAAAGCTGATGTGGACATGGTGGACCAGAGTGGCTGGAGCCTCCTACATAAGGCCATCCAAAGAG GTGATGAGTTTGCCTCCATCTTCCTGATTCGTCACTCAGCTCAAGTGAATGCGGCCACTGTGGGGGCGGTAGAAACCCCACTTCACTTGGTCTGTTCTTTCAGTCCCAAGAAACACTCAGTGGAGGTGATGAGTGGCATGGCACGAATCGCAGAGGCCCTGCTCAAGACTGGAGCCAACCCCAACATGCAGAACAGCAAGGGCAG aactCCTATGCATGAAGCTGTGGCATCAGGGAATGAGCCAGTGTTCAACCAGCTTCTACAGTGCAAACA ACTTGATCTGGAACTAAAGGACCATGAGGGTAGCACAGCTCTGTGGCTCGCACTGCAGTACATTACCATGTCTTCAGACACCTCTGTAAACCCATTTGAAGATGATGCACCAGTAGTGAATGGCACCTCGTTTGATGAAAATAGCTTTGCAGCCCAGCTTATCCAGAGGGGAAGCAATCCTGATGCACCTGACACTAACACAG AAAACTGTCTCATGCAGAGAGCAGCTCGGGCAGGTAATGAGGCCGCTGCTCTTTTCCTCGCCACTCACGGGGCAAAGGTCAACCATGTTAACAAATGG GGTGAAAGCCCACTTCATACAGCATGTCACTGTGGCCTGGCAAGCTTGACAGCTGAGCTGCTCCAGCAAGGGGCCAACCCCAACCTGCAGACCCAGAAGGCTCTCCCTGACGACACCCCTGGTGTGGCTATGCAGACTCCCCTCCACATGGCCATTGCTCATAACCACCCAGATGTGGTCTCTGTCATCCTGGAGCAAAAAG CCAATGCACTTCATGCCACCAACAACTTCCAGATCATTCCAGACTTCAGTCTCAAAGACTCAATGGACCAAACTGTCCTGGGCTTGGCCCTCTGGACAG GTATGCACACCATAGCAGCTCAGCTGCTGGGCTCAGGGGCTTCTATCAATGATACTATGTCCAATGGACAAACCCTGCTTCACATGGCCATCCAACGACAGGACAGCAAGAGTGCTCTCTTCCTTCTTGAACATCAGGCAGACATCAATGTTAG GACCCAAGAGGGACAAACAGCACTGCAGTTGGCTATCAGTAACCAGCTGCCACTGGTGGTGGATGCCATTTGCACAAGAGGAGCTGATATGTCTGTGGTGGATGACAAAGGGGATCCTCCACTGTGGCTGGCTCTTGAGAATGGCCTGGAAGATATTGCATCCACACTG GTCCGCCATGGCTGTGATGCAACTTGTTGGAGTACAGGGCCCTCTGGCTGCCAACAGACGCTCCTGCACCGAGCTGTTGATGAGAATAATGAGGTTTCTGCCTGCTTCCTCATCCGCAG TGGATGTGATGTGAACAGCCCCAGGCAGCCTGGCCCTAATGGGGAAGGAGATGAAGAAGCCCGAGATGGACAAACGCCCCTCCATCTAGCAAGCAGCTGGGGACTGGAGGAGGTGGTGCAGTGCCTTCTAGAGTTTGGAGCGAATGTTAATGCACAG GATGCAGAGGGCAGAGCTCCCATCCATGCTGCCATTAGCAACCAGCACAACGTCATTATACAGCTTCTCATTTCACATCCAGACATTCGTCTCAACCTTCGTGACCGTCAAGGAATGACCCCCTTTGCCTGTGCCATGACGCACAAGAACAATAAGGCAGCAGAGGCTATCCTCAAGAGGGAGCCAGGTGCTGCTGAACAG GTGGACAACAAAGGGCGTAATTTTCTCCACGTGGCTGTGCAAAATTCAGACATCGAAAGTGTCTTGTTTCTCATCAGTGTCCAAGCTAATGTGAACTCCAGGGTTCAAGATGCAGCCAAGCTCACCCCTCTCCACCTGGCTGTCCAGGCTGGATCAGAGATCATTGTCCGCAATCTG CTGCTTGCCGGAGCCAAAGTAAATGAGCTGACCAAACACAGGCAGACAGCACTACATTTGGCTGCCCAGCAGGATCTGGCCACTATTTGTTCTGTGCTGCTGGAGAACGGagttgattttgctgctgaggATGAGAATGGCAATAATG CTCTGCATCTGGCTGTGATGCAGGGCCGCCTTAACAATGTCAGAACCCTTCTCACAGAGTCCAACATTGATGCTGAGGCCTTCAATCTCAG GGGTCAGTCACCAATGCATGTACTAGGCCATTATGGCAAAGAGAATGCTGCtgccatttttgagttgttcCTTGAGTGTATGCCTGAATACCCTCTGGACAAACCAGACAACGAAGGGAACACGG ttctaCTCCTGGCCTATATGAAAGGAAACGCAAACTTGTGCCGTGCCATTGTGAGGGCTGGGGCTCGACTGGGTGTCAATAATAATCAGGGCATTAACATTTTCAACTACCAAGTTGCAACCAAACAGTTGCTCTTCCGCCTTCTAG ATATGCTGTCCAAAGAGCCCCCTTGGTGTGATGGATCCAACTGCTATGAATGTGCTGCCAAGTTTGGTGTTACAACACGGAAACATCACTG